One stretch of Daphnia pulicaria isolate SC F1-1A chromosome 8, SC_F0-13Bv2, whole genome shotgun sequence DNA includes these proteins:
- the LOC124312408 gene encoding uncharacterized protein LOC124312408, whose product MANKHAIKYVAVFWEVEQKFTVQSVSSVKNKLQLKDAKLVDDVEHQGKEKDRPKEGWKSYPARVLTCGAKKKSTQERGKTKFEELMKSLTKETTPAKKKPPKPPSESLESASSSSGSSCEEDIPQSLFDEINGERGTGEPHQQFRIQRINQNSDDSVSPTSISESKQDVKDQLAQVIRERDRLKLENEELKRHNLILQRDLPSIVSTLQRSHLMRQALDRPARTTNFSDSSEGASSPPLTRPVTLSSSPDGSNSKSNADDYKTQMLQHMSSEDLDYCNMMARNNFTKMISLMMGKVFTVEELTTKSLTGKRTTKPALPVDKVNAVAKYILKRHPDKHIGEFNQKVTNYLRDQAAKSKPEELPKTN is encoded by the exons ccgtgaaaaacaaattgcagTTGAAAGATGCAAAGCTGGTCGACGACGTTGAACACCAGGGGAAAGAGAAGGATCGTCCAAAAGAAGGCTGGAAAAGCTACCCGGCAAGAGTACTTACCTGTGGAG CGAAGAAGAAGTCTACCCAGGAACGAGGAAAGACTAAGTTTGAAGAACTAATGAAGTCTTTAACAAAAGAAACCACTCCGGCAAAAAAGAAACCTCCCAAACCTCCTTCTGAGTCACTGGAAAGCGCATCATCTTCATCAGGGTCCTCATGTGAAGAAGACATCCCTCAATCTTTGTTCGATGAAATTAATGGTGAGAGAGGTACAGGTGAACCTCATCAGCAATTCAGGATTCAGCGCATCAATCAG AATTCTGATGATTCAGTATCACCTACTTCAATTTCTGAATCCAAACAAGACGTAAAGGATCAACTTGCTCAAGTAATCAGAGAGAGGGACCGCCtcaaattggaaaatgaagaGTTAAAAAGACACAACCTAATCTTACagagag ACCTTCCATCTATTGTCTCAACTCTGCAAAGGTCTCATCTAATGAGGCAAGCCTTGGATCGACCAGCCAGAACGACTAATTTCAGTGACTCATCTGAAGGGGCATCAAGCCCACCATTAACGAGGCCAGTCACGTTGTCCAGCTCTCCCGATGGATCTAACTCTAAA TCTAATGCCGATGATTACAAAACACAAATGCTACAACATATGTCCTCCGAAGATTTAGACTATTGCAACATGATGGCTCGAAATAATTTCACGAAGATGATTTCACTTATGATGGGCAAAGTATTCACAGTAGAAGAATTGACAACAAAATCCCTTACTGGGAAACGAACCACAAAGCCTGCGTTGCCCGTTGACAAAGTGAACGCTGTTGCAA AGTACATCTTAAAACGACATCCTGATAAACACATTGGAGAGTTTAACCAGAAGGTGACGAATTATTTACGCGACCAGGCAGCCAAATCCAAACCCGAAGAACTACCTAAAACTAATTAG
- the LOC124310755 gene encoding uncharacterized protein LOC124310755, with protein sequence MTLPPVPNGLNINTFFSSQSSNEVSHTRPRIESTENERSNSFDDRNGVTDEIMSSPVIPRQQLAVARKSTPSPSATIARKSTPSPSAPTNPEVDARKIGVILQRVEALARGIEVVKANQREVLDLLTLLLKNSAPPQPDLPSITELFQLPMKTIQDARNLTKLLKVQHNASKMKTFVIGIGGTTNSMVGRVMKSIMTYRCGSCFCYLGLNEDKVAFKSTTICEIVIDGVREAHNSLTRDAVEAKIKNWLRHCPRYASKQTDDGSQSGEDEEQEETY encoded by the exons ATGACATTGCCACCTGTTCCGAACGGTCTCAacatcaacacgtttttttcttctcaatcTTCAAATGAAGTTAGCCACACCAGGCCAAGAATTGAATCTACTGAGAACG AAAGATCCAATTCCTTTGACGACAGGAATGGTGTTACGGATGAGATTATGTCCTCTCCTGTTATACCACGACAGCAGCTAGCCGTAGCTAGAAAATCAACTCCATCACCATCAGCTACCATAGCTAGGAAATCAACTCCATCACCATCAGCTCCCACCAACCCGGAAGTGGATGCAA GAAAAATAGGTGTTATCTTGCAACGGGTGGAGGCGTTAGCTAGAGGCATTGAAGTTGTGAAGGCTAATCAGCGGGAGGTGCTAGACCTACTGACGTTGCTGTTGAAAAACAGTGCTCCACCCCAACCAGATTTACCTTCCATTACGGAATTGTTTCAGCTGCCTATGAAGACTATACAGGATGCGAGGAACTTGACAAAGCTACTGAAAGTTCAACATAATGCATCTAAAATG AAGACGTTCGTCATTGGGATAGGAGGGACTACGAATTCCATGGTTGGAAGGGTCATGAAGTCAATCATGACCTACCGGTGTGGCAGTTGTTTCTGTTATCTAGGCCTGAATGAAGATAAAGTGGCTTTCAAGTCAACCACTATTTGCGAGATTGTAATTG ATGGAGTTCGTGAAGCACACAATTCTTTGACAAGAGATGCAGTTGAAGCGAAGATAAAGAACTGGCTACGTCACTGCCCAAGATATGCGTCGAAACAAACTGACGATGGAAGCCAGAGTGGAGAAGAcgaggaacaagaagaaacctACTAA
- the LOC124310754 gene encoding uncharacterized protein LOC124310754, producing the protein MVLGVTWRPATDVLGFRVRLAEINYTRAGLLSKVAGLFDPLGAAAPITVKAKIRLCHLGVKGLKWEDAVIGPDREWWENYFDTMQQLKTVEFARCRTELDTFVDASEEACAAVCFIRNVYSDHRVIVRFIKAVTNLAPLKTVSVCKLELNAGLLGARLARFVESSLTQKITARRFWTDSSTVRNWVRALSGDYQVYVSNRIGEIQTLSDPSEWRFVPGVLNPADAATRSQLDYRAIPAWWLDGPPFLYQEETAWPQDLPWTLEKAEMFGARAHVSDVVSEKIVPFDWKTVKIAASDVPTLIRLQNDYLDLVRRCQRETYPDEISRLERGKVIRPTSTLQPLTPFLDADKVLRLGGRLSRANLPYEVLNPPILNGRHLLARAIIRAFHEQLHHSETDMVLAQVRQHFWITARRKAVKRARNECLGCRRFRPKAALQMMADVHRAG; encoded by the coding sequence ATGGTCCTTGGCGTCACCTGGAGGCCCGCCACTGATGTTTTAGGGTTTCGTGTCCGGTTGGCAGAGATCAACTATACACGTGCCGGCCTCCTTTCTAAAGTTGCCGGATTGTTTGATCCCCTCGGCGCCGCAGCCCCAATCACCGTTAAAGCCAAGATACGTCTTTGCCACCTTGGCGTGAAAGGCCTGAAATGGGAGGATGCGGTGATTGGACCAGACCGTGAATGGTGGGAGAACTATTTCGATACAATGCAGCAGCTAAAGACGGTGGAATTTGCCCGCTGCCGGACCGAACTGGACACGTTCGTGGACGCCTCTGAAGAGGCCTGTGCCGCCGTATGTTTTATCCGCAATGTTTACAGTGACCACCGAGTGATCGTGCGCTTCATCAAGGCAGTGACAAATTTGGCTCCGCTGAAAACAGTGTCCGTGTGCAAGTTGGAGCTGAACGCTGGACTTCTTGGAGCGCGTTTGGCCCGTTTTGTGGAATCTTCATTGACCCAGAAGATCACAGCGCGTCGTTTCTGGACCGATAGCAGTACGGTGCGTAATTGGGTTCGAGCGTTATCTGGTGACTACCAGGTCTATGTGAGCAACCGTATCGGCGAAATCCAGACCCTATCAGACCCTTCGGAGTGGCGTTTCGTCCCGGGAGTCCTAAACCCAGCGGATGCGGCGACCCGCTCTCAACTGGATTACCGGGCAATCCCAGCGTGGTGGTTGGACGGACCACCCTTTTTGTATCAAGAGGAGACGGCCTGGCCACAAGACCTCCCCTGGACCTTGGAAAAGGCGGAGATGTTTGGGGCCCGCGCCCATGTGAGTGACGTCGTGTCGGAGAAAATAGTGCCATTCGACTGGAAGACGGTGAAGATAGCTGCCAGCGACGTGCCCACTCTCATCAGATTACAGAATGACTATCTCGATCTCGTCCGACGGTGCCAGAGGGAGACCTATCCCGATGAGATAAGCAGACTGGAGCGTGGAAAAGTGATTCGCCCTACATCAACCTTGCAGCCCTTGACCCCCTTTTTGGATGCTGATAAGGTGTTGCGGCTTGGAGGCCGTCTCAGCAGAGCGAATTTACCGTACGAGGTCCTCAACCCGCCGATTCTGAATGGCCGACATCTGTTAGCGCGAGCAATCATCCGCGCCTTTCATGAGCAGCTTCATCATTCTGAAACTGACATGGTGCTTGCCCAGGTGCGACAACATTTCTGGATCACAGCAAGAAGAAAGGCGGTCAAGAGAGCTCGCAACGAGTGTCTGGGGTGTCGGCGTTTCCGACCAAAAGCAGCGCTACAGATGATGGCGGACGTTCACAGGGCCGGCTAA